The proteins below are encoded in one region of Enhydrobacter sp.:
- a CDS encoding carboxymuconolactone decarboxylase family protein — protein MPDTVNPASATPVSDRLRATGNFNSAWNEMAELDPVWLEKFLDMAMTPIAAGLIDPKIYEFLAIAVDASCTHLYAPGVRRHIRKALELGATREEILAVLQCVSVLGIHSCALGVPILVEELAAREAQKRSTKR, from the coding sequence ATGCCCGATACCGTCAATCCCGCCAGCGCCACGCCCGTCAGCGACCGCCTTCGCGCCACCGGAAATTTCAATTCGGCGTGGAACGAGATGGCCGAGCTCGATCCGGTCTGGCTCGAGAAGTTCCTCGACATGGCCATGACCCCTATCGCCGCAGGCCTGATCGACCCCAAGATCTACGAGTTCCTCGCTATCGCAGTCGATGCCTCGTGCACGCATCTCTATGCGCCCGGCGTGCGCCGCCATATCCGCAAGGCGCTCGAGCTCGGCGCCACCAGGGAGGAGATCCTGGCCGTTCTGCAATGCGTCAGCGTCCTCGGCATCCATTCCTGCGCCCTGGGTGTGCCGATCCTCGTCGAGGAGCTGGCCGCAAGAGAGGCGCAGAAGCGTTCCACCAAGCGTTAG